The proteins below come from a single Festucalex cinctus isolate MCC-2025b unplaced genomic scaffold, RoL_Fcin_1.0 HiC_scaffold_50, whole genome shotgun sequence genomic window:
- the LOC144011112 gene encoding uncharacterized protein LOC144011112, which translates to MVKDTVTTTAQVYDARPQQFDFSDDDFTKEDYDSIKAKEFSVLHKELHSLPLLWRNPPEEVSVLADEDSRPVASGRGEEEPRAVSDDARSANTLKAAPIPLVSGRARINICRYVTTSDSEEDAGQAVESTLGAPRGPGETDERAVTDRSERRRRRRPNPAERGCRTRCSFHQEDCIRERIEAARRITRLETTMRIVHSIINNF; encoded by the exons ATGGTGAAAG ATACTGTTACAACAACCGCTCAGGTGTACGATGCTC GTCCTCAGCAGTTCGACTTTAGCGACGACGATTTCACAAAGGAGGATTACG atTCTATCAAAGCGAAGGAGTTTTCAGTTCTGCACAAAGAGTTGCATTCGCTTCCTTTACTTTGGAGAAATCCACCGGAGGAGGTCAGTGTTTTGGCTGACGAGGATTCGAGGCCGGTCGCGAGCGGAAGAGGCGAAGAAGAACCGAGAGCTGTTTCCGACGACGCCCGGAGCGCTAACACGCTGAAAGCGGCTCCTATTCCCCTCGTTTCAGGCCGTGCCAGGATAAATATCTGCAGATACGTGACAACGAGTG ATAGTGAAGAGGACGCCGGTCAAGCCGTTGAGTCGACGTTGGGTGCCCCGCGCGGACCCGGAGAAACCGACGAGCGAGCAGTGACAGATCGCagcgagaggaggaggagacgtCGACCGAATCCAGCCGAACGAGGGTGCCGAACAAGATGCAGCTTTCATCAAGAAGATTGTATTCGTGAGCGGATAGAGGCGGCCAGGCGCATTACACGTTTAGAAACGACTATGCGTATTGTACAttctattattaataatttttaa